AGCCGAGGACAGGGAGGACAGCGACATCGCGTTCGCCGTCCTCGGCGAGCGGGACGGCAAGAAGGCCGAGGACGCCGTCGGCGGCGCCAACGCCTTCGCCGCGCACCGCGCCACCGGAGCCACCGCGGTCACCGTCACCGGATACCCCAGCTCCGCGGACACCGCCATCACCTGCACCGACAAGCCCACCGCGCAGAGCCGCACGCAGCAGCGCGTCGCGTGCCCCGACTTCGCCGGCGGGACCAGCGGCAGCCCCTGGGTGAACGGGGACGGCGCCGTCGTCGGCGTGATCGGCGGCCACGAGCAGGGCGGGAAGACCGACGACATCTCGTACAGCGCCGTGTTCGGCACCGAGGCCGCCGACCTCTACCGCGAGGCCGGACTGGCCGGCTAGGGACTGGCCGGTTAGGGACTGTCCGGCGGAACCTCGCCTCCCGCCTGTGCGCGATCTCCCCCGCGCGCGGAGCCCGCCTCTACACTGACGTCGGCGGACTCCTGTGCGGTGAGGGGCGGTTGACGGTGCGTAAGGCGTGGATCGTGGCGACCGTTGCCATCGGCGCGGGGATCAGCTTCGTGATGCTGCTCGTCGTCGGCGTCTACATGGTCGCCGGGAACCTCGCCAACGGCATCGGCGGCGGCGCCGTCGGACTCGCCAAGGGCGCCGTGCCCGCCGCGTACCAGCCCCTCGTGCAGAAGTGGGGCAATCTCTGCGGAGCGATCAATCCCGCGCTGCTGGCCGCCCAGCTGTATCAGGAGAGCGGATTCAATCCGAACGCGAAGAGTCCCGCGAAGGCCGAAGGGATAGCGCAATTCATCCCGGGGACCTGGGCCACGCACGGAGTGGACGGTGACGGCGACGGTGACCGCGACGTCTGGGACCCGAATGACGCGATTCCGTCGGCGGCCTCGTACGACTGCCAGCTCGCCTCGTACGTGAAGAACGCGCCCGGAAACGTCACCGAGAACATGCTCGCCGCCTACAACGCGGGCGCGTACGCGGTCATCAAGTACAAGGGCGTACCGCCGTACAAAGAGACCCAGAACTACGTGAAGACGATCACCACGCTGTCGAAGAGCTTCGCCGCTCCGGTGACCCGCGTGGACCCGTCGAAGCAGGCCGCGACCGCCATCACCTACGCGCAGAAGAAGCTCGGCACGCCCTACCTGTGGGGTGGCACCGGCACCGCTGACCAGGGCGGACGCTTCGACTGCTCGGGTCTCACCCAGGCCTCCTACGAGAGCGCCGGGATCACCCTGCCGCGGGTCGCCAACGACCAGTACAACGCGGGAGCGCACCCCAAGAGGTCCGAACTCCTGCCGGGCGACCTGGTGTTCTTCTCCGACGACCTCACCAACTCCCGCGCCATCCGGCACGTGGGGATCTACGTGGGCGGCGGATACATGATCGACGCGCCCCGCACAGGTGCCGTCATCCGCTTCGACCCCATCGACACCCCCGACTACTTCGGGGCCACCCGAGTGACGGAAGATGGCGCGAAAGCATTGCCCACTTCGATCTGAACCCACCCCCTGAGCTGCGGCGATGTGTCTCTCTTCGATAACGTCTGCGTGATCGTTCCGTGGAGTGCGGAACCCACCGCAGGGAACTGTGCGTTCCTATTCCACGTAGAGAACCTGTTCTACGACCACGGGGGTGGATCGAGCGGCGCGCGAAAAGGCGCGACCGTGGGAAAGACGACGAAGGGGCCGCAGCACCATGGCTGGACTCGCCGAATCCGGTTCGAACCCCGACGTCGACCTGCTGTACGACATCAATGGCCTGGCCAAGGACGCGCCGCACTGGTTCGACCGCGGTATGGAGTTCGTCGGTGAGTGGGGTCTCCTGCTCGCGATGGTCCTCCTGGTCGTCGGGTGCTGGTGGACCGTCCGGCGGCGGGGCGGCACCGACGCCGCGTCCTCCGTGGCCGCCCTCGTCTGGGCCCCGCTCGCGGCCGGCATCGCCGTCCTGGTGAACGTTCCGATACGGGGTTTCGTGGAGCGGCCGCGCCCCTTCGTCGACCACCAGGGCCTCGACGTCCTCATCGGCGGCAAGACCGACTTCTCCTTCGTCAGCGACCACGCGACGCTCACCATGGCGATGGGCGTCGGACTCTTCGTCGCGAACCGCAAGTTCGGCCTCGCCGGCATAGGGCTCGCCCTGCTCGAAGGCTTCTGCCGCGTCTACATGGGAGTGCACTACCCGACGGACGTCATCGGCGGCTTCGCCCTCGGCACCGCGGTCGCCCTGTTGCTGTCGCCGCTCGCCATGGCCCTGCTGACCCCGGTCATGAAGGCCGTGGAGCGGTCCCCGCGCGCGGGACGGCTGATCCGCGCGCGGAACGGCGCTCCCGCCGGGCAGGAGACGCTCATCCCCGGGGCGCGCACCGAGCACTCCGAGGAGCGGGACCTCGCGGCCTGAGCGTGCGAGCGGGTGCCCGCGGCGGTGACGGGCGGCGCCCGCTGCCGGGGCGCCCGTCACGGCGGCGGACTACAGCGCCTGCGGGAACGAGAAGAAGCGGTCCGGGTCGTAACGGTGCTTCAGCG
The window above is part of the Streptomyces sp. NBC_01428 genome. Proteins encoded here:
- a CDS encoding bifunctional lytic transglycosylase/C40 family peptidase, translating into MTVRKAWIVATVAIGAGISFVMLLVVGVYMVAGNLANGIGGGAVGLAKGAVPAAYQPLVQKWGNLCGAINPALLAAQLYQESGFNPNAKSPAKAEGIAQFIPGTWATHGVDGDGDGDRDVWDPNDAIPSAASYDCQLASYVKNAPGNVTENMLAAYNAGAYAVIKYKGVPPYKETQNYVKTITTLSKSFAAPVTRVDPSKQAATAITYAQKKLGTPYLWGGTGTADQGGRFDCSGLTQASYESAGITLPRVANDQYNAGAHPKRSELLPGDLVFFSDDLTNSRAIRHVGIYVGGGYMIDAPRTGAVIRFDPIDTPDYFGATRVTEDGAKALPTSI
- a CDS encoding phosphatase PAP2 family protein, with product MAGLAESGSNPDVDLLYDINGLAKDAPHWFDRGMEFVGEWGLLLAMVLLVVGCWWTVRRRGGTDAASSVAALVWAPLAAGIAVLVNVPIRGFVERPRPFVDHQGLDVLIGGKTDFSFVSDHATLTMAMGVGLFVANRKFGLAGIGLALLEGFCRVYMGVHYPTDVIGGFALGTAVALLLSPLAMALLTPVMKAVERSPRAGRLIRARNGAPAGQETLIPGARTEHSEERDLAA